One window of the Janthinobacterium sp. PAMC25594 genome contains the following:
- a CDS encoding helix-turn-helix transcriptional regulator: MDIDAIHKALANPVRRQILQWLKEPEQYFCEQEHPLDFGVCAGLIDRKLGLSQSTVSAHLATLQKADLISARKVGQWSFFKRNEATIQAFLEHMQQGL; encoded by the coding sequence ATGGACATCGACGCCATCCACAAGGCGCTGGCCAATCCGGTACGCCGGCAGATTTTGCAGTGGCTGAAGGAGCCGGAGCAATATTTTTGCGAGCAAGAGCATCCGCTCGACTTCGGCGTCTGTGCCGGACTGATCGACCGCAAGCTGGGTCTGTCGCAATCGACGGTCTCGGCCCACCTGGCCACCTTGCAAAAGGCCGATTTGATTTCAGCCAGGAAAGTTGGCCAATGGAGCTTTTTCAAGCGCAATGAAGCCACTATCCAGGCTTTTCTGGAGCACATGCAGCAAGGTTTGTAA